In Bombus huntii isolate Logan2020A chromosome 3, iyBomHunt1.1, whole genome shotgun sequence, a single genomic region encodes these proteins:
- the LOC126864032 gene encoding blood vessel epicardial substance-like isoform X1, giving the protein MWICFDPVGSREGWRASILFFIFLYWTSFGTDGSLTNAAAFNVPHNTVTSEVSLPVSTHREDDECRNVTTDNRATTGLSVVSQGSGSPHSPIVPPTFLYGVLTCQPYQGISVNHIYFQLANAFFLLSHLAPSGIHGVLYLRCTLLVGCAFLALWGWTIACWLDAALWNALFVAINFVHVCTLLYKLRPIKFSREVEEVYIAVFQPLRVSRHQFRKVLNCMKVIRQLKYQEVYAQEKVTKVDSLSLVLSGKLVVSQNGRALHIVFPHQFLDSPEWFGVSTDEYFQVSITAMEESRILLWHRDKLKLSIISDQFLQAVFDHILGRDVVKKLMQVSETMAASSHQQQNGQVIGLSGIGALENDPDTKLFVVKKTGDSQGITALISRQLQAAGDPNAWRLGRIEETDHETPV; this is encoded by the exons ATGTGGATCTGTTTTGATCCTGTAGGAAGCCGAGAAGGCTGGCGTGCTTCtatcttattttttatatttctgtatTGGACATCTTTTGGTACCGATGGCAGTTTAACAAATGCAGCTGCGTTTAATGTCCCCCATAATACTGTTACATCGGAAGTATCACTACCAGTTTCAACACACCGTGAAGATGACGAATGTAGGAATGTGACCACTGATAATAGAGCTA CTACTGGTCTATCAGTGGTCAGTCAAGGATCTGGTTCTCCTCATTCGCCGATAGTGCCTCCAACCTTTCTGTACGGAGTTCTTACCTGCCAACCGTATCAAGGAATTTCTGTGAACCACATCTACTTTCAACTAGCAAATGCCTTCTTTCTATTGTCACATCTTGCACCAAGTGGCATACATGGCGTACTTTATTTAAGGTGCACTCTGCTCGTGGGCTGTGCCTTTCTTGCTTTGTGGGGCTGGACAATAGCTTGTTGGCTGGATGCTGCTCTCTGGAATGCTCTATTTGTTGCCATCAACTTCGTCCATGTATGCACGCTTCTTTACAAGCTCAGGCCTATCAAGTTTTCAAGGGAAGTTGAAGAG GTATATATTGCAGTGTTCCAGCCATTAAGAGTATCACGTCATCAGTTCAGAAAAGTGTTAAATTGTATGAAGGTTATTCGACAGTTGAAATATCAAGAAGTTTATGCCCAAGAAAAAGTAACCAAAGTTGATTCTTTATCTCTGGTACTTTCTGGGAA GTTAGTAGTTTCGCAAAATGGAAGAGCATTGCACATTGTCTTCCCACATCAGTTCCTGGATTCTCCAGAATGGTTTGGTGTTTCTACAGACGAATACTTTCAG GTATCAATAACAGCTATGGAAGAATCGAGGATATTACTATGGCATAGAGACAAGTTAAAATTAAGCATAATTAGTGATCAATTTCTGCAGGCAGTGTTTGATCACATTTTGGGAAGGGATgtagtaaaaaaattgatgCAG GTTAGCGAAACGATGGCCGCTAGCAGTCATCAACAGCAAAATGGACAAGTAATTGGTTTAAGTGGTATTGGAGCCTTAGAAAACGATCCTGACACCAAACTCTTCGTTGTGAAAAAGACTGGTGATAGTCAAGGTATTACTGCTCTCATCAGCCGTCAACTTCAAG CAGCAGGAGATCCAAATGCATGGAGATTGGGAAGAATTGAAGAGACTGATCATGAAACGCCTGTTTAA
- the LOC126864032 gene encoding blood vessel epicardial substance-like isoform X2 — MWICFDPVGSREGWRASILFFIFLYWTSFGTDGSLTNAAAFNVPHNTVTSEVSLPVSTHREDDECRNVTTDNRATTGLSVVSQGSGSPHSPIVPPTFLYGVLTCQPYQGISVNHIYFQLANAFFLLSHLAPSGIHGVLYLRCTLLVGCAFLALWGWTIACWLDAALWNALFVAINFVHVCTLLYKLRPIKFSREVEEVYIAVFQPLRVSRHQFRKVLNCMKVIRQLKYQEVYAQEKVTKVDSLSLVLSGKLVVSQNGRALHIVFPHQFLDSPEWFGVSTDEYFQVSITAMEESRILLWHRDKLKLSIISDQFLQAVFDHILGRDVVKKLMQVSETMAASSHQQQNGQVIGLSGIGALENDPDTKLFVVKKTGDSQGITALISRQLQAGDPNAWRLGRIEETDHETPV, encoded by the exons ATGTGGATCTGTTTTGATCCTGTAGGAAGCCGAGAAGGCTGGCGTGCTTCtatcttattttttatatttctgtatTGGACATCTTTTGGTACCGATGGCAGTTTAACAAATGCAGCTGCGTTTAATGTCCCCCATAATACTGTTACATCGGAAGTATCACTACCAGTTTCAACACACCGTGAAGATGACGAATGTAGGAATGTGACCACTGATAATAGAGCTA CTACTGGTCTATCAGTGGTCAGTCAAGGATCTGGTTCTCCTCATTCGCCGATAGTGCCTCCAACCTTTCTGTACGGAGTTCTTACCTGCCAACCGTATCAAGGAATTTCTGTGAACCACATCTACTTTCAACTAGCAAATGCCTTCTTTCTATTGTCACATCTTGCACCAAGTGGCATACATGGCGTACTTTATTTAAGGTGCACTCTGCTCGTGGGCTGTGCCTTTCTTGCTTTGTGGGGCTGGACAATAGCTTGTTGGCTGGATGCTGCTCTCTGGAATGCTCTATTTGTTGCCATCAACTTCGTCCATGTATGCACGCTTCTTTACAAGCTCAGGCCTATCAAGTTTTCAAGGGAAGTTGAAGAG GTATATATTGCAGTGTTCCAGCCATTAAGAGTATCACGTCATCAGTTCAGAAAAGTGTTAAATTGTATGAAGGTTATTCGACAGTTGAAATATCAAGAAGTTTATGCCCAAGAAAAAGTAACCAAAGTTGATTCTTTATCTCTGGTACTTTCTGGGAA GTTAGTAGTTTCGCAAAATGGAAGAGCATTGCACATTGTCTTCCCACATCAGTTCCTGGATTCTCCAGAATGGTTTGGTGTTTCTACAGACGAATACTTTCAG GTATCAATAACAGCTATGGAAGAATCGAGGATATTACTATGGCATAGAGACAAGTTAAAATTAAGCATAATTAGTGATCAATTTCTGCAGGCAGTGTTTGATCACATTTTGGGAAGGGATgtagtaaaaaaattgatgCAG GTTAGCGAAACGATGGCCGCTAGCAGTCATCAACAGCAAAATGGACAAGTAATTGGTTTAAGTGGTATTGGAGCCTTAGAAAACGATCCTGACACCAAACTCTTCGTTGTGAAAAAGACTGGTGATAGTCAAGGTATTACTGCTCTCATCAGCCGTCAACTTCAAG CAGGAGATCCAAATGCATGGAGATTGGGAAGAATTGAAGAGACTGATCATGAAACGCCTGTTTAA